AGTTCCATACCAACCACCAAGGTCCTTCACTATTGTCACGCATCACCCCGATACGCATATGATTCTCATCCAGTTCGAGCAACTTCAGATTTCGGTTCCAGTTCGTACTTCTGTCCGACCATGAAGGCGTGTGCAACAGTTCACAGTCAGTAAACGTGATGGTATGATCGTCCACATTGAGCATAAATGTACCTACGGCTGTGCTCTGTGAAGAAGAATTATAAACTGTCACGTTCGCTCCGCCGGTCAGACCGAAAGTCATCGTACTCTCCCAAATAGCATCATCTCCCGAATGACCAACGCCCGGGTCCCAGTTGGCACTCCAATTGTTCCACTCTACGGTCGTGCTTGGATCAGCATAAGTCACTTCACCCGCAGCAAAGCCATACGAGCCGTTATCGAAAATCCAAACCTTCTCATTGTTGACTCCCCCCGACAAATAAGTCCATAAGGCATCATTCACAAATTCGGCACAGAAGCTGTCGATGGTAAACTTAGCGGCGGGACCATACACAATTCCGGCTCGTGTCTGTACACCGAACTTCACGCTATACTCTCCCTCAAACGGTATCTGTAGCTTAACTTCCGCACTCAGACTCCGTCCTTGCGGATGTTCCCAACAAACCTGATAACTTGAAGGCATCAGACTTTTCAGATAAATAATGTTCGGATTCACCGCATCATGCGTGATCGAAAAAGCAATTCCTTCGGCCAGATCATCCGAAACGACATCCTGACTTCCCAATTCATAAGTTTCGGGAGTACATGCCGACAACAATGTGACGAGCGTTGCCAGCAATGCTATATATAACTTTGATACAATCTTATTCATAACTTCCATTTTTTAATACCAACCTGCATTCTGTTTCAAAACGCCATTCGAAAGTGTAATCTGATTATTCGGAATCTGAGAGAAACCTCGTTTGCCGATAATGTTCGAAGCTATAATGCTTACCTCCTCGGGACTTCCTCCGCTGACAACCGACGTAGTACCTGCAATCTGCGAAGCAGCATAATCCACCCCCTGACGTAACAGATCCCAGTAACGCTGTCCTTCAAAAGCAAACTCTAGCATGCGTTCTTTTACTATATTTTCTTTTGTGACCGCAACCTCCCGATAATCACCTGAAACAGACAAGTTTCCCTTACCATCATTCACCGTATAAGCACGCTGGCGTACCTGACTGAGATATGCCTGTGCATTCGGACTTCCTAATTCAGCAGCCATCAACAACACATCAGCATAGCGCATCACAATGAAATCCTGATATTGTGAAATCTGGAAATCTCCTTTGCCCAGACCGGAAACTTCATCAGCAATCGACCATGCACCGGACTTTTCATCTTTGACCCATTTCGACATCGGAGTATATTTCTTTACCGTATAACCGGTGTATTCACGTTGGTCGGCATATGATTTTGCATATTCCGAATCATCGGCGATACCTTCACTATCCAGATTGATGATAGAAGCTTCACGACGTGCATCACCTGTACCATAGACAGTCCACATCCTAGGATTGACCGTACATCCTCCCCATCCTTTCCCATAAGGTGCATGATTCAGATAGCTACGTATTCCCATATAGACCAACCAGCGGTTTCCATCATTATTACCATCATAATCTTGCGTATAATTAAATTTCTGTGCCAATACCACCTCCTTATTTCCTTTTCCGGCATAGGTTGTAGTCTGCGTATAATCACCTGTCGCCGCGTTTCGGCTCCATGAAGTGGAAGCAGCCGGCCACAAGTTCTTGAATTCTTCAACCAGTCCGTAGCCTTCGGTCTCCGCTACAGCGATAAAATCTTCCAATCCCTGCAATACCGAAGCTTTGGTGACACCTTCTACCTGAGGTTCTTTGCCGTAATAGCCTGTATAAAACAGGTAAACACGAGCTAACAGCGCCTCAGCAGCAAACTTGGTTATATGACCGTCGTTCGAAGCAGCCGCACTTTTAGGATATACACCTGCCGGAATATTATCCGCAGCAAATTTAAGATCGCTGAAGATAAGATTGTACACCTCTTCCGGGTTAGCCTGCGCACGGTTCTCGTTCACAGGTTCAGTGAATAAGGGAATATTTTCCCAAAGGCGGACCATATCGAAATAGCACAAGGCACGTAAGGCACGACATTCACCGATATAAGTATTTCTCGTCTGGTCACTTGTCCAGGATATCTGACCTTCATGAGCCAGAAGTTCATTGCATCGATACACTGCCGCATAATAGTTGGTCCATTCCGTTTCCAGCAAGTTCATATCGGAAGGAGACTGAGTGGCATCGAAGCGATCTATCACCTGATAGTTGCGGGCGTCAGTATTTCCCATACCGGCAAAACACTCGTCCGCCATGATTTGCGAAGCAAAATAAAAGGCACATGCCTGACTGGACGTAGTACACTGCCAGCCATCATAACAACCTATCAATGCTCGCCACGCATCACTCTCAGTCCGGTAGAAGTTACCGGTAGTAGATTCTTTCTTCGATTCTACATCCAGAAAGCCTGCCGTACATCCCATAAGTGACATCACGGCTAGTCCCATTCCCACTATATATAATTTCATATTACTCATATTCTCTGATTTTTTTAAGGTTATAAATTAGAACTTCAGATTGACTCCAACGAGGAATGTACGTGGACGAGGATAATACCCCAGGTCAATACCCGATACCCAGTCGGATGTTCCGTAACCAATTTCGGGATCCATGCCATCGTATTTGGTGAAAGTAAACGCATTCTGTACCTGAACATACAAACGGGCCTGACTGATAGCTTTGAGTTTGATCAGCTTGGCAAAATCGTAGCCCAAGGTAATGTTGCTGATACGCAGATAGTCACCGTCTTGCAGGTAGAGGTCGGAGAATTGCCAGTTGATATTAGTATCCGTCACACGAGGCATCCGGTTGGAGGTTCCTTCTCCAGTCCAGCGATTCAGAATGGCAGTCGTATAGTTAGCCTTGCTATTGGCATAATTACGGTATGACTGTACAATCTGATTGCCAGCGGCTCCATAGGCTACCAGTGAAAAATCAAAGTTCTTGTAGTTAAATCCGACATTGAATCCATAGGTAAAATCGGGAGTGCCGTTGCCCAAATCCACCTTATCATTATCATCGATAATTCCATCCTGGTTCTGGTCTACGTAGATAACGTCACCCGCTTGTGCACCGGCCTGCAGGATGCCATGCTTTCCATCGGCATTCCAGTTGGCAATCTGTTCTTTGTTTTGGAAGATACCGGCAGTTTCGTATCCCCAAAAGTAACCGATAGCATGACCGTCCTGTGCACGGTAGAACTCCGGTGTATTATCATACAACATATTGATTTTGCCGTGAATGATACCATCTTCAGTAGGAATATTCCCTACCTTATTCTTGTTATATGCACCGTTCACACCAATATTATAATTGAAGTCCTTACCTGCTCGGTCATTCCAGGTTAAAGCCAGTTCAACACCTGTATTCTTCACATCGCCGCCATTGATAAAAGGTGCACCCGTTCCTGCCGTAGCCAGAATAGGAGCTTCCACCAGCCAATCTTTGGTTGTCTTGATATAGAAATCGGCGGTCAAACTCAAACGGCTTTTTAAGAAACGTGCATCAATGCCTATATTAGTCTGTTCCGAAGTCTCCCAAGTTACGCTCTCATTGGCCAGACGGCTGGGATATGCACCCCAGTAACCGGCCTGTGCCGGAGCGCCATCGACTGTTCCGAAAATGTAATGGGTATTGGAAGA
The Bacteroides luhongzhouii DNA segment above includes these coding regions:
- a CDS encoding RagB/SusD family nutrient uptake outer membrane protein, producing MSNMKLYIVGMGLAVMSLMGCTAGFLDVESKKESTTGNFYRTESDAWRALIGCYDGWQCTTSSQACAFYFASQIMADECFAGMGNTDARNYQVIDRFDATQSPSDMNLLETEWTNYYAAVYRCNELLAHEGQISWTSDQTRNTYIGECRALRALCYFDMVRLWENIPLFTEPVNENRAQANPEEVYNLIFSDLKFAADNIPAGVYPKSAAASNDGHITKFAAEALLARVYLFYTGYYGKEPQVEGVTKASVLQGLEDFIAVAETEGYGLVEEFKNLWPAASTSWSRNAATGDYTQTTTYAGKGNKEVVLAQKFNYTQDYDGNNDGNRWLVYMGIRSYLNHAPYGKGWGGCTVNPRMWTVYGTGDARREASIINLDSEGIADDSEYAKSYADQREYTGYTVKKYTPMSKWVKDEKSGAWSIADEVSGLGKGDFQISQYQDFIVMRYADVLLMAAELGSPNAQAYLSQVRQRAYTVNDGKGNLSVSGDYREVAVTKENIVKERMLEFAFEGQRYWDLLRQGVDYAASQIAGTTSVVSGGSPEEVSIIASNIIGKRGFSQIPNNQITLSNGVLKQNAGWY